From one Humulus lupulus chromosome 8, drHumLupu1.1, whole genome shotgun sequence genomic stretch:
- the LOC133798262 gene encoding uncharacterized protein LOC133798262, whose amino-acid sequence MLRRRRHFYHVAFRQDAAIMNTTFPQVWLGRWNHFRETETKYTWDDEVLRMLKGDDNQFLVSWKNVSEVYFSLHVEKVAHWIAIEVSIPTWCINIYDSNHSVLSPNLMEEAIKPWCLLLPSLLWCSGMFDDHDDLQVYPEQNAKPFSCCRIPPEECPQTKTSGDCGMFAIKHIEHLVVRLPLDTVIDENIQHFRTKWYVDLFYQNLSL is encoded by the exons atgctacgccgccgacgccacttttaccatgttgcatttcggcaggatgctgcgatcatgaataccaccttcccccaggtgtggctaggtcgttggaatcatttcagagagaccgaaactaagtatacatgggacgacgaagtgctgagaatgttgaagggagatgataatcaattccttgtatcatggaaaaatgtgagtgaagtatatttttccttgcacgtcgagaaagtcgcacattggatcgccattgaagtctccattccaacgtggtgcatcaacatttatgattccaaccatagtgTGCTCAGTCCTAATCTGATGGAGGAagcgatcaagccttggtgcttattgttgccttcgttgttatggtgttctggcatgtttgacgaccatgatGACCTCCAGGTATATCCTGAGCAGAATGCAAAGCCTTTTTCATGTTGTCGTATTCCTCcagaggagtgtcctcagactaagacaag tggggattgtggtatgtttgccatcaaacatatcgagcatctggtcgtcaggctaccactcgataccgttatcgatgagaacattcagcatttcaggaccaagtggtatgtggacctattctatcagaatttgtccctgtga